Proteins encoded within one genomic window of Nitrospirota bacterium:
- the pnp gene encoding polyribonucleotide nucleotidyltransferase, which produces MTHVEIEVKGKTLYLETGRFAKQADGSIIARYGDTVILATAVAKKEVREDVDFFPLTVDYQEKAYAAGKIPGGFFKREGRPSEKEVLTSRLIDRPIRPLFPDGFYSETQGIISVLSFGNENISDILGIIGMSAALCISDIPFDGPVGAVRMGILKDSFVVNPDLQEIEECDFTLVVAGTEEAVMMVEGGGLEITESVLLEALDIAHKEIKNVVNLQKQLVSLIGKTKRTVTPPQLNEELMGSVSAISLDKIKQAIIIPDKLLRQDTLNNILKDVVTQLNTGEGDISKDITFLFNKLEKDLVRNMILDQAVRADGRKPDEVRKISADVGILPRAHGSALFVRGETQALAVVTLGTAEDEQRIDALEGESKKAFMLHYNFPPFSVGEVKFLRSAGRREIGHGMLAERALKEILPAKSDFPYTIRIVSDILESNGSSSMATVCGGTLALMDAGVPIKAPVAGIAMGLIKEGEKTVVLTDILGLEDHLGDMDFKVTGTEEGITAFQMDVKISGVSREIMGNALEQAKKGRLHILGKMKEILSVPRDHLATHAPRIFTMKITPDKIREVIGTGGKVIRGIVEQTGVKIDIDDTGTINIASSDEASAQKAIDIIKGIVAEAEVGKLYMGKVKRIVDFGAFVEIFPGTEGLLHISQISDKRIAKVTDVLNEGEEVLVKVIEIDKMGRIRLSRKEAIQGQTDTKSGA; this is translated from the coding sequence ATGACACATGTTGAGATTGAAGTCAAAGGAAAAACCCTCTATCTTGAAACAGGACGATTTGCTAAACAGGCTGATGGTTCAATAATTGCCAGATATGGCGATACCGTTATATTGGCAACAGCCGTTGCCAAAAAAGAAGTAAGAGAAGACGTAGACTTTTTCCCCCTAACTGTTGATTATCAGGAAAAGGCATATGCTGCCGGTAAAATTCCCGGTGGGTTCTTTAAAAGAGAAGGCAGGCCGAGTGAAAAAGAAGTCCTTACGTCCCGCCTGATTGACAGGCCTATCAGACCTCTTTTCCCTGATGGTTTTTATTCTGAGACACAGGGTATAATTTCCGTATTATCATTTGGCAATGAAAACATATCGGACATCCTGGGAATTATAGGCATGTCTGCTGCTCTTTGTATATCCGACATACCCTTCGACGGCCCTGTAGGCGCTGTCAGAATGGGTATTTTAAAGGACTCGTTTGTTGTTAACCCTGACCTTCAGGAGATTGAAGAATGTGATTTTACTCTTGTTGTGGCAGGCACTGAAGAAGCAGTAATGATGGTTGAAGGCGGGGGGCTTGAGATTACAGAATCCGTACTGCTTGAAGCCCTTGATATAGCGCATAAGGAAATAAAAAATGTTGTAAATCTCCAGAAACAGTTAGTCTCTTTAATCGGTAAGACCAAAAGGACTGTTACGCCTCCGCAATTAAACGAAGAGCTAATGGGATCAGTCTCAGCCATTTCACTCGACAAGATAAAACAGGCCATCATTATTCCTGATAAATTGCTGAGGCAGGACACTCTCAATAATATCCTGAAAGATGTTGTAACACAACTCAATACCGGTGAAGGGGACATTTCAAAAGATATTACATTTCTGTTCAATAAACTGGAAAAAGACCTTGTCAGGAACATGATCCTCGATCAAGCGGTCAGAGCTGACGGCCGGAAGCCAGATGAGGTGCGAAAGATAAGCGCTGATGTCGGTATTCTTCCAAGGGCACACGGGTCAGCCCTTTTTGTGAGGGGAGAGACACAGGCGCTTGCGGTAGTTACTCTCGGCACAGCAGAGGACGAACAGAGGATCGACGCCCTTGAAGGAGAGTCCAAGAAGGCATTTATGCTTCACTATAATTTCCCGCCATTCAGTGTGGGAGAGGTCAAGTTCCTCCGCTCCGCGGGTCGAAGGGAAATAGGACATGGCATGCTTGCAGAAAGGGCGCTAAAGGAGATCCTTCCAGCAAAGTCAGATTTCCCGTATACCATAAGAATAGTCTCCGATATCCTCGAATCAAACGGTTCATCATCCATGGCTACGGTTTGCGGCGGCACTCTTGCGCTTATGGATGCTGGTGTTCCCATAAAGGCGCCTGTTGCCGGAATTGCGATGGGGCTTATAAAAGAGGGAGAAAAAACAGTTGTCCTTACGGACATACTTGGCCTTGAGGACCACCTGGGAGATATGGATTTTAAGGTAACCGGGACAGAAGAAGGCATCACTGCTTTTCAAATGGATGTGAAGATAAGCGGCGTAAGCAGAGAGATTATGGGAAATGCCCTTGAACAGGCGAAAAAGGGAAGACTTCATATCCTGGGTAAGATGAAGGAGATCCTTTCAGTTCCGAGAGATCATCTCGCAACTCATGCCCCCAGGATCTTTACAATGAAGATAACACCGGACAAGATCAGAGAAGTCATTGGTACCGGCGGTAAGGTAATTAGAGGCATTGTTGAACAGACAGGTGTAAAGATAGATATTGATGATACAGGCACTATAAATATTGCGTCAAGCGATGAGGCCTCCGCGCAAAAAGCAATTGACATAATTAAAGGGATAGTCGCAGAAGCCGAGGTCGGGAAATTATACATGGGCAAGGTCAAGAGGATAGTTGACTTCGGCGCCTTTGTAGAGATATTCCCGGGCACAGAAGGGCTTCTTCACATATCGCAGATCTCCGACAAAAGAATTGCAAAAGTCACTGACGTCCTTAATGAAGGCGAGGAAGTCCTTGTCAAGGTAATAGAAATAGACAAGATGGGCAGGATACGCCTAAGCAGAAAAGAGGCCATTCAAGGGCAGACGGATACAAAGTCAGGGGCTTAA
- the rpsO gene encoding 30S ribosomal protein S15, translated as MALEREQKETIIESFKLHEGDTGSPEVQIALISERLNSLTTHFQTHKKDHHSRRGLLKLVGQRRRLLGYLKTTDKDRYEKLIKKLGLRK; from the coding sequence ATGGCTTTAGAAAGAGAACAGAAAGAAACGATCATTGAAAGTTTCAAGTTGCATGAGGGAGACACAGGATCGCCTGAGGTTCAGATAGCTCTGATAAGCGAGCGTTTAAACAGCCTGACCACGCATTTTCAAACCCATAAAAAAGACCACCACTCAAGGAGAGGTCTTTTAAAACTGGTAGGTCAAAGGCGCAGGCTCCTGGGTTATCTAAAGACAACCGATAAAGACAGATACGAGAAGCTTATCAAGAAGCTCGGACTGAGAAAGTGA